From Psychrobacillus sp. FSL K6-2836, a single genomic window includes:
- a CDS encoding flagellar biosynthetic protein FliO — translation MRKFPLVLSVILLLTFGIQLDVRAESDSNESVDDYLKKQNNDVNSKKESEANIEETPETTEEPVSEGVSVTAWDYIKMIFALLFVIALLYGLLRFVNSRNKTFQTNQLIQNLGGVGVGQGKSLQLMQVGNSIFLVGIGEDITLLKEITDPAEIENLTKIYEEKVDIGKNIPYISELIGRLGAKGTSRKKSEGKEPSFNETFQKRLQEIQKDRSKVLKDWKTKERDNNE, via the coding sequence ATGAGGAAATTCCCCCTCGTATTAAGTGTAATTTTATTATTAACTTTTGGAATTCAGCTAGATGTAAGAGCAGAATCGGATTCGAATGAAAGTGTAGACGATTACTTAAAGAAGCAAAACAATGATGTGAATAGCAAAAAAGAGTCAGAGGCTAATATAGAAGAAACTCCAGAAACGACTGAAGAACCCGTTTCTGAGGGTGTTTCTGTTACTGCTTGGGATTATATTAAAATGATTTTTGCACTTTTATTTGTTATTGCCCTACTTTATGGATTACTTCGTTTTGTAAATAGCAGAAACAAAACCTTTCAAACTAATCAGCTTATTCAAAATCTAGGTGGGGTCGGAGTTGGACAAGGAAAATCGTTACAGCTAATGCAAGTAGGTAATTCCATATTTTTAGTTGGTATTGGAGAAGACATTACTTTGTTAAAAGAAATAACTGATCCAGCAGAAATAGAAAACCTAACTAAGATATATGAAGAAAAAGTAGACATTGGAAAAAATATTCCGTACATATCTGAGCTAATTGGTCGCTTGGGAGCGAAAGGAACTTCAAGAAAGAAGAGTGAAGGTAAAGAACCTTCGTTTAATGAGACCTTTCAGAAAAGATTACAAGAAATTCAAAAAGACCGTAGTAAAGTATTAAAGGATTGGAAGACGAAGGAGCGCGATAACAATGAATGA
- a CDS encoding response regulator: MSKRILIVDDAAFMRMMIKDILSKNGFEVVGEAGDGVQAIEKYNELKPDLVTMDITMPEMDGIAALKEIKAKDPTATIIMCSAMGQQAMVIDAIQAGAKDFIVKPFQADRVIEAISKALG; the protein is encoded by the coding sequence ATGTCGAAAAGAATTTTAATAGTAGACGATGCAGCATTTATGAGAATGATGATTAAGGATATTTTAAGTAAAAATGGTTTTGAAGTAGTAGGAGAAGCTGGAGATGGCGTTCAAGCAATTGAAAAGTATAATGAGCTTAAACCGGATTTAGTAACGATGGATATTACAATGCCAGAGATGGATGGTATTGCTGCTTTAAAAGAGATTAAAGCAAAAGATCCAACTGCTACTATTATTATGTGCTCTGCTATGGGTCAACAAGCTATGGTAATTGATGCAATCCAAGCGGGAGCAAAAGATTTCATCGTAAAACCATTCCAAGCTGACCGTGTAATTGAAGCAATCTCCAAAGCATTAGGGTAA
- the fliY gene encoding flagellar motor switch phosphatase FliY, producing MSDDMLSQEEIEALLRGTNINEESTKEDVTDIINVEDYLDSFAQDTLGEIGNISFGSSATALSSLLGQKVDITTPNISMINRSKLNEEFPHPYVAIQVQYTAGLIGMNLLVIKQSDAAIIADLMLGGDGLDPKPELSEIQLSAVQEAMNQMMGSAATSMSTVFNKKVDISPPTIDLMNLIQGEGTDAIPEDELLIKISFRLKIGELIDSNIMQLLPLEFGLNLVKSLIGEEEPEVAATITEEKVYQAPVQQQPTMQTQQTPEAPPQVQYSQQHSRPQPPPVEVQQAQFASFESPSLSQNESRNLNLLLDIPLQVTVELGRTKRTVKEILELTSGSIIELDKLAGEPVDILVNNRHIAKGEVVVIDENFGVRITDILSQAERINNLR from the coding sequence ATGAGTGATGATATGCTCTCCCAAGAAGAAATTGAGGCCCTCCTTAGAGGAACGAATATAAATGAGGAAAGTACGAAAGAGGATGTTACGGATATCATAAATGTAGAAGACTATTTGGATTCCTTTGCTCAGGATACTCTTGGGGAAATCGGTAACATTTCATTTGGTAGTTCAGCTACAGCCCTTTCTTCCCTTTTAGGACAAAAAGTAGATATTACTACACCGAATATTAGTATGATTAACCGCAGTAAACTAAATGAAGAGTTCCCTCATCCGTATGTAGCTATACAGGTACAATATACCGCTGGACTTATAGGTATGAATCTTCTCGTTATAAAACAGTCAGATGCTGCCATTATCGCGGACTTAATGCTTGGTGGAGATGGTTTAGATCCAAAGCCAGAGCTTAGCGAGATTCAGTTAAGCGCAGTTCAAGAAGCAATGAACCAAATGATGGGTTCAGCCGCTACGTCTATGTCTACTGTCTTCAATAAAAAAGTAGATATTTCACCACCTACCATCGATCTTATGAATTTGATACAGGGTGAAGGAACAGACGCCATTCCTGAAGATGAATTACTTATTAAAATATCTTTCCGTCTTAAAATTGGAGAGTTAATAGATTCTAATATAATGCAATTATTGCCATTAGAATTTGGGTTGAACTTAGTGAAGTCATTAATAGGTGAAGAGGAACCAGAAGTAGCTGCTACTATTACAGAAGAAAAAGTATATCAGGCGCCGGTTCAACAGCAGCCAACTATGCAAACACAACAAACACCTGAAGCACCACCACAGGTGCAGTATAGTCAGCAACATTCACGACCACAACCACCACCTGTGGAAGTTCAGCAAGCTCAATTTGCGAGTTTCGAGTCACCAAGTTTGTCGCAAAATGAGTCAAGAAATTTAAATTTACTACTTGATATTCCCCTCCAAGTAACAGTAGAATTAGGTCGTACTAAGAGAACTGTAAAAGAGATTTTGGAACTAACAAGTGGCTCCATTATTGAACTCGACAAACTGGCTGGAGAGCCTGTAGATATTCTTGTCAACAATCGACATATAGCCAAAGGTGAAGTAGTTGTTATTGATGAGAATTTTGGTGTTCGAATTACAGATATTTTAAGTCAAGCAGAACGTATAAATAATTTAAGATAA
- the fliM gene encoding flagellar motor switch protein FliM yields the protein MAGDILSQSEIDALLSALSTGEMTADEMKSEQEARKVRTYDFKRALRFSKDQIRSLTRIHENFARLLTTFFSAQLRTYVQISVVSVDQIPFEEFVRSVPHMTLINVFEVPPLEGNILMEINPNIAYSMLDLMMGGKGQAHTKATNLTEIETKIMTNLFERSFDNLREAWVNIADIDPILTELEVNPQFLQMISPNETVVVISFNTIIGETSGMINICIPHVVLEPIVPNLSVRYWMQTNKKEVSPEQLAVLKKRVKAAEIPIVAEIGTTDISMEDLLYLQLGDVIQLNTKIDDPLTVKVGGIPKFIGQPGKLKKRMAVQVIETVKGGEDDDE from the coding sequence TTGGCAGGAGATATATTATCTCAATCAGAAATAGATGCTTTGTTAAGTGCACTTTCAACAGGAGAAATGACAGCAGACGAGATGAAAAGTGAACAAGAGGCTAGAAAAGTAAGGACGTATGACTTTAAAAGAGCACTTCGCTTTTCCAAAGATCAGATTCGAAGTTTAACGAGAATCCATGAGAACTTTGCTCGTCTATTAACTACATTTTTTTCTGCCCAGTTAAGAACATATGTACAAATTTCGGTCGTATCAGTCGATCAAATACCGTTTGAAGAGTTTGTTCGTTCGGTACCACATATGACATTGATCAATGTGTTTGAAGTTCCACCACTAGAAGGGAATATTCTGATGGAGATAAATCCGAATATTGCATATTCCATGCTAGATTTAATGATGGGAGGCAAAGGACAAGCACATACAAAAGCGACTAATCTAACAGAAATTGAAACGAAGATAATGACAAATTTATTTGAACGTTCTTTTGATAATTTACGAGAAGCATGGGTAAATATTGCGGATATTGATCCGATACTTACAGAGCTAGAAGTAAACCCGCAATTTTTACAAATGATTTCTCCAAATGAAACTGTAGTTGTTATATCTTTTAATACTATTATTGGTGAAACAAGTGGAATGATCAATATTTGTATCCCACATGTAGTGTTGGAACCAATTGTTCCTAACTTATCTGTACGTTACTGGATGCAAACAAATAAAAAAGAAGTATCACCAGAACAGCTAGCAGTTCTAAAAAAACGTGTAAAAGCAGCAGAAATTCCTATTGTTGCAGAGATTGGGACAACGGATATATCGATGGAAGATCTCTTGTATTTACAGTTAGGAGACGTCATTCAGTTAAATACTAAAATTGATGACCCACTAACAGTTAAAGTTGGAGGTATTCCTAAATTTATAGGTCAACCTGGTAAACTAAAAAAACGAATGGCTGTCCAAGTCATTGAAACAGTGAAAGGAGGAGAGGATGATGATGAGTGA
- the fliL gene encoding flagellar basal body-associated protein FliL: MKSKNKLLTIMLIILVSITLVGVVVLLLVMQLNKSDENKGPTIDQIIESSVDIPEITTNLASNKFIRISLKVQTDSKKAAEELTKRDFQVNNIVITELSELTPEELEGKDGKAMFESALKTKIGELMDNGEIQQVYITSYIIQ; encoded by the coding sequence ATGAAGAGTAAAAATAAACTATTAACCATTATGCTTATAATTTTAGTTTCGATTACGTTAGTAGGGGTAGTCGTTTTGCTATTAGTTATGCAATTAAACAAATCAGACGAAAATAAGGGGCCGACAATTGATCAAATTATCGAATCCTCTGTAGATATACCAGAAATCACTACCAATCTTGCGTCGAATAAATTTATCCGCATTTCTTTAAAGGTTCAAACAGATAGTAAAAAGGCTGCGGAAGAGTTAACTAAACGGGATTTTCAAGTGAATAATATTGTGATTACTGAACTATCTGAATTGACTCCTGAAGAATTAGAGGGTAAAGATGGTAAAGCAATGTTTGAATCAGCATTAAAAACAAAAATTGGCGAGCTAATGGATAATGGAGAAATTCAACAAGTTTATATTACTTCTTATATTATACAATAA
- a CDS encoding flagellar FlbD family protein has product MINLTRLNGKEFSLNALYIETVESFPDTTITLTNGHKYVALESREEVHFKISQYYKEVHILSNPHIRGEQDEE; this is encoded by the coding sequence ATGATTAATCTAACTCGATTAAACGGTAAGGAGTTTTCGTTAAATGCTCTGTACATAGAGACAGTGGAGTCTTTCCCAGACACAACGATTACACTCACAAATGGTCATAAATATGTAGCGTTGGAATCTAGGGAAGAGGTACACTTCAAAATTTCTCAGTATTACAAAGAAGTACATATATTATCGAACCCGCATATAAGAGGTGAACAAGATGAAGAGTAA